A stretch of the Bradyrhizobium arachidis genome encodes the following:
- a CDS encoding PAS-domain containing protein: MAAVDSAYTDFDSDRAMVERSQELSSKELSEAHDKAARAQTRLTDALESISEGFFLFDASDRMVLCNSRYRELYPGLADLMRLGLEFERLIKTVVERGIVPDAAARPQEWIEQRLARHRNPGGPFLHHQWDGRWIQISERKTQDGGTVGVFTDVTEIKRREEELAAARDKATAAQRRLVDAIESISEGFSLYDADDKLVIYNRRYRDMHGTGSIDVVKQGVSFEAILRNATASGEIPDAEGRVEAWIAERLARHRNPRGTHIQHRSDGRWIQINERKTDDGGTVATYTDITDVKQAEQAIQESEQRLRVIAEAAPMAVAIVTFDDGIIRYANKRFSEMFELEGSSALGLQAKTFYADPQHREHFIDALTERGHVESMEMLLKRAGGEEFWALIASQRVQFEGRPAMINGLADISDRKRMEGELHKAIWASEQATRAKSNFVASMSHELRTPLNAIIGYSEILFEDAQSAGRESEMADLRKIQDAGKHLLGLIDNILDLSKIEAGKMTLYLETFELRPMIDSVAATITPLARKNGNALVVNCADEVGTMHSDLTKVRQTLFNLLSNACKFTRNGTITLTVLRDMDEALDWVEFQVRDTGIGMTPDQQAKVFEAFTQADASTTRAYGGTGLGLAITKSFCRLMGGDVTLISAAGKGTTFVVRLPAVTRAASDAAGLAAEKRSERPQVAEPERAPIVLVVDDDPNARELLRRHLQRGGYAVRLAANGEEAMKLARTLRPDVVTLDALMPHMDGWAVLSAMKEDAGLAEIPVIMVTIVDNQGIGFSLGAADYLVKPIDRDRLVRAVDKCCPRGAARQVLIVEDDAPTSELMGRALRQIDCTVTLAENGRVGLECLREALPDAILLDLMMPEMDGFEFIARLRAESRWRRIPVIVVTAKTLTAEDRARLNGQVQHLVHKGEYSGKAVLAALDELVPRHVRRASPDRP, from the coding sequence GTGGCAGCCGTCGATTCCGCATACACCGATTTCGATAGCGATCGGGCGATGGTCGAGCGCTCTCAGGAGCTGAGCTCGAAGGAGCTGTCGGAAGCGCACGACAAGGCTGCGCGGGCCCAGACTCGGCTGACCGACGCGCTCGAGAGCATCTCGGAAGGCTTTTTCCTGTTCGACGCAAGTGATCGCATGGTGCTGTGTAACTCGCGCTATCGCGAGCTCTACCCGGGGCTGGCCGATCTTATGCGGCTAGGGCTGGAGTTCGAGCGTTTGATCAAGACCGTGGTCGAGCGTGGAATCGTGCCTGATGCAGCTGCACGACCTCAAGAATGGATCGAGCAAAGACTTGCTCGACATCGCAACCCCGGAGGGCCGTTTCTGCATCACCAATGGGACGGTCGCTGGATCCAGATCAGCGAGCGCAAGACTCAGGATGGCGGCACTGTAGGCGTGTTCACGGACGTGACTGAAATCAAACGGCGAGAGGAGGAGTTGGCTGCTGCGCGCGACAAGGCAACGGCGGCACAGCGCCGGCTCGTCGACGCGATCGAGAGCATCTCAGAGGGTTTCTCGCTTTACGACGCCGACGACAAGCTGGTGATATACAACCGGCGGTACCGGGACATGCACGGCACCGGCAGCATCGATGTCGTGAAACAAGGCGTATCGTTCGAAGCGATCCTCCGCAACGCGACCGCGAGCGGCGAGATCCCCGACGCGGAGGGGCGCGTCGAGGCCTGGATCGCCGAACGTCTGGCGCGGCATCGCAATCCCAGGGGCACGCATATACAACACCGCTCCGACGGGCGCTGGATTCAGATCAACGAGCGCAAAACCGACGACGGCGGCACGGTCGCGACTTACACCGATATCACCGACGTGAAGCAGGCCGAACAGGCGATCCAGGAGAGCGAGCAGCGGCTGCGTGTCATTGCCGAGGCCGCGCCGATGGCGGTGGCGATCGTCACCTTCGATGACGGGATCATCCGGTATGCCAATAAACGCTTCAGCGAAATGTTCGAGCTCGAAGGTTCGTCCGCCCTGGGCCTGCAAGCCAAAACCTTCTACGCAGACCCGCAGCATCGCGAGCACTTCATCGACGCGCTCACCGAGCGCGGCCATGTGGAGAGCATGGAGATGCTGCTCAAGCGGGCTGGGGGCGAGGAGTTCTGGGCGCTGATAGCGTCGCAGCGCGTCCAGTTCGAGGGGCGCCCGGCGATGATCAACGGCCTTGCCGATATCAGCGACCGCAAGCGCATGGAAGGCGAGCTGCACAAGGCGATCTGGGCGAGCGAGCAGGCGACCCGCGCGAAGTCAAACTTCGTCGCCAGCATGAGCCACGAGCTGCGCACGCCCTTGAATGCGATCATCGGCTACAGCGAGATACTGTTCGAGGACGCCCAGAGCGCCGGGCGCGAATCGGAAATGGCGGACCTGCGCAAGATCCAGGATGCCGGCAAGCATCTGCTCGGCCTGATCGACAACATCCTCGATCTTTCCAAGATCGAGGCCGGCAAGATGACGCTCTATCTTGAGACCTTCGAGCTGCGGCCCATGATTGATAGCGTCGCAGCGACCATCACCCCGCTCGCCAGGAAGAATGGCAACGCGCTCGTGGTGAACTGCGCCGACGAGGTCGGCACGATGCACAGCGATCTGACCAAGGTGCGGCAGACCCTGTTCAACCTTCTCAGCAATGCCTGCAAGTTCACACGGAACGGGACGATCACGCTGACCGTGCTCCGTGATATGGACGAAGCCCTCGACTGGGTCGAGTTCCAGGTGCGCGATACCGGTATCGGCATGACGCCAGATCAGCAGGCTAAGGTGTTCGAGGCCTTCACCCAGGCCGATGCCTCCACGACCCGCGCCTACGGCGGCACCGGGTTGGGCCTCGCCATCACCAAGAGCTTCTGCCGGCTGATGGGCGGCGATGTGACGCTGATCAGCGCGGCCGGTAAGGGGACGACCTTCGTGGTTCGCCTGCCGGCGGTGACGCGCGCTGCATCGGACGCCGCGGGCTTGGCGGCAGAGAAGCGTTCCGAGCGTCCGCAGGTCGCCGAGCCCGAGCGTGCGCCGATCGTTCTCGTAGTCGACGATGATCCCAACGCGCGGGAGCTGCTGCGCCGACACCTGCAACGCGGTGGTTACGCCGTTCGCTTGGCTGCCAATGGCGAAGAGGCGATGAAGCTCGCCCGCACGCTGCGGCCCGATGTTGTCACGCTCGACGCTCTGATGCCGCACATGGATGGCTGGGCCGTACTCAGCGCCATGAAGGAAGATGCCGGACTCGCCGAAATTCCCGTGATCATGGTTACGATCGTAGATAACCAGGGCATTGGCTTCTCGCTCGGCGCCGCCGACTACCTGGTGAAGCCGATCGATCGCGACAGACTGGTTCGTGCAGTGGACAAGTGCTGCCCGAGGGGCGCGGCACGGCAGGTGCTGATAGTCGAGGATGACGCTCCGACCAGTGAGCTGATGGGGCGCGCCTTGCGGCAGATCGATTGCACGGTCACTCTAGCAGAGAATGGTCGGGTTGGTCTCGAGTGTTTGAGGGAGGCTTTACCTGACGCAATTCTGCTCGATCTCATGATGCCCGAAATGGATGGGTTCGAGTTCATCGCGCGGCTGCGCGCTGAATCCCGCTGGCGGCGCATCCCGGTCATCGTCGTCACCGCAAAGACACTGACCGCTGAGGATCGCGCGCGCCTCAACGGCCAGGTACAGCATTTGGTGCACAAGGGCGAATATAGTGGCAAGGCTGTGCTGGCGGCGCTCGACGAGCTGGTACCCCGGCACGTCCGGCGCGCGAGTCCGGATCGGCCATGA
- a CDS encoding DUF72 domain-containing protein translates to MAKAKTATAISGNIYIGIGGWTFEPWRGVFYPEKLTQAKELSYAASKLTSIEINGTYYGSQKPESFRKWASEVPDGFVFSVKGPRFATNRRVLAEAGDSIKRFYDSGVLELRDRLGPVLWQFAPTKKFDGADFGKFLELLPRKIDGRALRHVVEVRHDSFCTPDFVALIREFETPVVFAEHGKYPAISDVASDFVYARLQKGNDELKTCYPPKELDAWGKRFQAWAAGSEPDDLPKVDKAKPKKEPRDVFAYVIHEGKVRAPAGAMELIERVKS, encoded by the coding sequence GTGGCCAAAGCAAAAACCGCGACTGCAATATCCGGCAACATCTATATCGGCATCGGGGGCTGGACGTTTGAGCCCTGGCGCGGCGTGTTCTATCCGGAGAAGCTCACGCAGGCCAAGGAGCTGTCGTATGCGGCTTCAAAGCTGACCTCGATCGAAATCAACGGCACCTATTACGGCTCGCAGAAGCCGGAGAGCTTTCGCAAATGGGCAAGCGAGGTGCCCGACGGGTTCGTCTTCTCCGTCAAGGGACCGCGCTTTGCCACCAACCGTCGCGTGCTCGCGGAAGCCGGCGACTCCATCAAGCGTTTCTACGATTCCGGCGTGCTGGAATTGCGCGACCGGCTCGGACCCGTGCTCTGGCAATTCGCGCCGACCAAGAAGTTCGACGGCGCCGACTTTGGCAAATTCCTGGAACTGCTGCCGCGCAAGATCGACGGCCGCGCGTTGCGCCACGTCGTCGAGGTGCGCCATGACAGCTTTTGCACGCCTGATTTCGTGGCGCTGATACGGGAGTTCGAGACGCCGGTGGTGTTTGCCGAGCACGGCAAATATCCGGCAATATCAGATGTCGCCAGCGACTTCGTCTATGCACGGCTGCAGAAGGGCAATGACGAGCTGAAGACCTGCTATCCGCCGAAGGAGCTCGACGCCTGGGGCAAGCGGTTTCAGGCCTGGGCAGCGGGAAGTGAACCCGACGACCTGCCGAAGGTCGACAAGGCGAAGCCCAAGAAGGAGCCGCGCGACGTGTTCGCCTATGTCATCCACGAGGGCAAGGTGCGCGCTCCCGCCGGCGCCATGGAGCTGATCGAGCGCGTGAAGTCGTGA
- a CDS encoding adenylate/guanylate cyclase domain-containing protein, with protein sequence MSIVDTDSVRAGRIQLAHLRQELLSPVNALLGYAEIVHEEASRKGSPDVLPDLNRILAAARDLAGKVDRMVEGDRAKSPPGSAAATQEQELRHELRTPLNAIKGYGEMLREDVADLSSSSLRADLDRLLVAATDLLLRLDRIVRFSVDVEETRLASDRTGAVIVSDLMRSLGPIQHEPNTVSETGSILVVDDIEANRDLLSRRLIREGHRVASVASGQQALQALADDEFDLVLLDLMMPDINGFEVLVRMKADERLRRIPVIMITALAETESAVRCIEAGAEDYLPKPFDPVLLRARINACLHKKRWRDREQKYLRRIEDETAKFERLLLTILPRKVIGRLNQGEAMIADRFEGVSVLFADLVGFTEHSARVTPAAMVEYLNRLFSEFDALARELGVEKIKTIGDAYMAVAGLPDPNPDPVAAIATMALGMIDRLGIVNDHFGWPLQIRIGIHSGPVVAGIIGEHRFIYDVWGDTVNVASRLEAYSLPNRIHVSQDIACHLVGPFALEPRGSVEVKGKGKLETFFLSRI encoded by the coding sequence ATGAGCATCGTTGACACCGACAGCGTGCGCGCCGGGCGCATCCAGCTGGCCCACCTTCGCCAGGAACTGTTGTCCCCGGTCAACGCCTTGCTCGGCTATGCAGAGATCGTGCACGAGGAGGCGTCGCGGAAGGGGAGCCCGGACGTCCTCCCCGATCTGAACCGTATCCTCGCCGCTGCCCGGGATCTCGCCGGCAAGGTCGACCGGATGGTGGAGGGCGATCGCGCCAAGAGCCCGCCTGGCTCAGCCGCCGCCACGCAAGAGCAGGAGCTGCGTCACGAATTGCGCACGCCGCTCAACGCGATCAAGGGCTATGGCGAGATGCTGCGCGAGGATGTAGCTGATTTATCAAGCAGCTCACTGCGTGCAGATCTCGACCGCCTGCTGGTGGCGGCCACCGACTTGCTGCTGCGTCTTGATCGCATCGTGCGATTCTCGGTCGATGTCGAGGAGACGCGTTTGGCCTCCGATCGGACCGGTGCGGTCATTGTTAGCGACTTGATGCGCAGCCTCGGGCCAATCCAGCATGAGCCGAATACTGTCAGCGAAACCGGCTCCATTCTCGTCGTGGATGATATCGAGGCCAACCGCGATCTCCTGTCGCGCCGACTGATCCGCGAAGGCCACCGCGTCGCTTCTGTGGCCAGCGGTCAACAGGCGCTGCAGGCGCTCGCCGACGATGAGTTCGACCTCGTCCTGCTTGATTTGATGATGCCCGATATCAACGGGTTTGAGGTGCTCGTGCGCATGAAGGCCGACGAGCGGCTGCGCCGCATCCCGGTTATCATGATCACGGCCCTGGCTGAGACCGAGAGCGCCGTCCGCTGCATCGAGGCCGGGGCCGAGGATTATCTGCCGAAGCCGTTCGATCCGGTCCTGCTGCGCGCGCGGATCAATGCTTGCCTGCACAAGAAGCGCTGGCGCGACCGCGAGCAGAAGTACCTTCGCCGCATCGAGGATGAGACCGCCAAATTCGAGCGGCTGCTGTTGACCATCCTGCCAAGGAAAGTGATAGGCCGCCTGAACCAGGGCGAAGCCATGATCGCCGACCGCTTCGAGGGTGTGAGCGTTCTGTTCGCCGATCTGGTGGGCTTCACCGAGCACTCGGCACGGGTCACGCCTGCAGCGATGGTCGAGTATCTGAACCGGCTGTTCTCGGAGTTCGATGCGCTTGCCCGCGAGCTCGGTGTCGAGAAGATCAAGACCATCGGCGATGCCTACATGGCCGTCGCCGGCTTGCCCGACCCGAACCCCGATCCGGTCGCAGCGATCGCGACAATGGCGCTCGGCATGATTGACCGGCTAGGCATCGTCAACGACCATTTCGGCTGGCCGTTGCAAATCCGGATCGGCATACATTCCGGTCCTGTGGTCGCCGGCATCATCGGCGAGCACCGCTTCATCTACGACGTGTGGGGAGATACCGTAAATGTCGCCAGCCGGCTCGAGGCCTATTCTCTACCCAATCGAATCCATGTGTCCCAGGATATAGCCTGCCACCTCGTCGGTCCCTTCGCGCTGGAGCCACGCGGCAGCGTTGAGGTGAAGGGCAAAGGCAAACTGGAGACGTTTTTCTTGAGTCGGATCTAG